The Carassius auratus strain Wakin unplaced genomic scaffold, ASM336829v1 scaf_tig00214737, whole genome shotgun sequence genome includes a region encoding these proteins:
- the LOC113092912 gene encoding CD48 antigen-like, whose product MLKLMKKMLPLIFFLLCLWCLVGVSGVDEVKSVSVMEGDSVTLYIQRDDEIEWRFGPTKSILAEVKENNDFKFYKDSAGGRFRDRLNLDRTGSLSIINTSTTDSGEYIVTRTKTSAVLYTFRLGVYAPVPVPVFMRHSPQYSSSSERSSKCLLLCSVFNVSHVTLSWYKGNSLLSSISVSDLSISLSLPLEVEYQDKNSYSCVINNPISNQTTHLDISQICSDCCCCCSTETIIRLVPAVVVVVVVVVFLAFLVYGFRTRNLQRKKSVQTRTTDTNPLDVLE is encoded by the exons aTGTTAAAACTGATGAAGAAAATGCTTCCCCTGATTTTTTTCCTGCTGTGCTTGTGGTGTCTAGTTG GCGTGTCTGGTGttgatgaagtgaagtcagtgtcagtgatggagggagattcagtcactctatacATACAGAGAGACGATGAGATCGAGTGGCGGTTTGGACCAACCAAAAGTATCTTAGCTGAAGTCAAAGAGAACAATGACTTCAAATTTTATAAAGATAGTGCtggtgggagattcagagacagactgaaccTGGATCGGACTGGATCTCTGAGCATCATAAACACCAgcaccacagactctggagaatatataGTAACCAGAACTAAAACAAGTGCTGTACTATACACATTCAGACTTGGTGTCTATG ctcctgttcctgttcctgtttttaTGAGACACTCTCCACAGTATTCATCATCATCAGAAAGGTCATCAAAATGTCTGTTGCTGTGTTCAGTGTtcaatgtgagtcatgtgactctctcctggtacaaaggaaacagtttattgtccagcatcagtgtgtctgatctcagcatcagtctctctcttcctctggaggtggaatatcaagataaaaacagctacagctgtgtgatcaacaatcctatcagcaaccagaccacacatctggacatcagtcaAATCTGTTCAG ACTGTTGCTGTTGTTGCTCTACTGAAACTATAATCCGATTGGTCCCCGCTGTTGTGGTGGTCGTGGTCGTGGTGGTGTTTCTGGCCTTTCTGGTTTATGGATTCAGAACCAGAAATCTTCAACGGAAGAAGAGTGTGCAGACACGAACAACAGACACCAATCCATTAGATGTCCTTGAATGA